In Halanaerobium praevalens DSM 2228, the DNA window AATCTTATACATCTAAAAACCTCCTTCTTTTAATTTTGCAGCTGAGCAAAAATATTTTTAAAAGCAGAACTTAATATATTTCAATAAAAAACCAAATCATTAAAAATAACTGCATTCCTAATCTAGCTGCTGTACTGGCTAAAAAAGCAAAAATACTAGCTGCAGCTAATTTAAATGAGTTTTTCTTGTCTTTACTCTGCCAATATTGAACTATAAAAATAAAGACAAAAGGACCAAGTATGAAACCTAAAGGTCCCAAAAAAAGACTACCAAAAACCATTCCGATAACTGAGACTACAATTGTTTTAAAATCTCCACCATTTTTTTGAATAAAATATGCATTAGCTAAATAATCTGCTAGAAAAATAAGTATTGTAATCAAAACTGCTCCTAACAAAA includes these proteins:
- a CDS encoding DUF456 domain-containing protein; amino-acid sequence: MDIFLVILISILFIVEITAIFLPVLPDSIFFWSAVILYRLIKTNLNYSTSFLLGAVLITILIFLADYLANAYFIQKNGGDFKTIVVSVIGMVFGSLFLGPLGFILGPFVFIFIVQYWQSKDKKNSFKLAAASIFAFLASTAARLGMQLFLMIWFFIEIY